A region of Nitrospinota bacterium DNA encodes the following proteins:
- a CDS encoding DNA-directed RNA polymerase subunit omega — MFNADLFTKALNKVEHKYLLANLVSMRMRQLTKGEPSLVDPLDMEPIDIALKEISEGLIEPRKPEKTSGDELFG, encoded by the coding sequence ATGTTCAACGCCGACCTTTTCACCAAGGCGCTGAATAAGGTGGAGCATAAATACCTGCTGGCCAACCTGGTTTCCATGAGGATGCGGCAGTTGACCAAGGGGGAGCCCTCCCTGGTGGATCCGCTGGACATGGAGCCGATAGACATCGCATTGAAAGAGATTTCCGAAGGGCTTATAGAGCCCCGCAAGCCGGAGAAAACCTCGGGCGACGAACTGTTCGGTTAA
- a CDS encoding TraR/DksA family transcriptional regulator gives MKTNEYSDFKKLLKRKRAMLLEADKSLEQDLKKETDTRHGDDADMAESSYEQEMSFYLKTRGQDELRQIDDALDRIENGEYGVCAECGAEIPKKRLEVQPFSIHCVQCQEKMEKKVAS, from the coding sequence ATGAAGACCAATGAATACAGCGATTTTAAGAAGCTTCTGAAACGCAAGCGAGCCATGCTTCTTGAAGCGGACAAAAGCCTGGAACAGGATTTAAAGAAAGAGACCGACACCCGCCATGGGGACGACGCGGATATGGCCGAGTCCAGCTATGAGCAGGAGATGTCTTTTTATCTTAAGACCCGCGGGCAGGACGAACTGCGGCAGATAGACGACGCATTGGACCGCATAGAGAACGGCGAATATGGCGTTTGCGCGGAATGCGGGGCGGAAATCCCTAAAAAGCGGCTGGAGGTTCAGCCCTTCTCGATACACTGTGTGCAGTGTCAGGAGAAGATGGAAAAGAAAGTGGCCAGTTAA
- a CDS encoding ammonium transporter, whose translation MIAAWLPAYAQESASPPAQQESTGAESPEAVAAPAAEAAPAPAAEEAPAAPALPAINSGSVAWLLTSTAMVMLMTLPGLALFYGGLSRAKNVLSTIMYSFASLAVVSVIWVLWGYTMAFGPDVGGIVGGFDNFGLAGIPLPGDASTPANANMKLEIPDLLFVIFQGVFAIITVGLISGAYAERTRFSAFLLFSTLWVTFIYAPLAHWVWGGGWLFQLGALDFAGGTVVHIASGISGLAAAIFIGKRKGYGTEKIMPHNVPMVVLGAGLLWFGWFGFNAGSAVAANHVAVSAFLVTNTAAAAAALGWLFAEWGHGGSPTTVGLSSGAVAGLVAITPAAGFVTPMGSIVIGALAGVICYFAVVYKHKLGYDDALDAFGIHCVGGTWGALATGIFASKAITGASGASGLLEGNAGQLVTQAIAVGASLVFCFVGTFIILFIVNAVVKFRPEQDQEIMGLNHSEHGESAYN comes from the coding sequence ATGATTGCGGCGTGGTTACCCGCGTACGCGCAGGAGTCCGCGTCTCCTCCTGCCCAACAGGAATCCACTGGCGCTGAATCGCCTGAGGCAGTCGCGGCCCCCGCGGCTGAAGCCGCGCCTGCTCCGGCGGCGGAAGAGGCCCCGGCCGCCCCTGCTTTGCCGGCGATAAACTCCGGCTCGGTGGCGTGGCTCCTTACGTCCACCGCTATGGTGATGCTCATGACCCTGCCGGGTCTTGCGCTGTTTTACGGCGGGTTGAGCCGGGCCAAGAACGTGCTTTCCACGATAATGTATTCCTTCGCCAGCCTGGCGGTGGTTAGCGTGATATGGGTGCTGTGGGGTTACACCATGGCTTTCGGGCCCGACGTGGGCGGAATAGTCGGCGGGTTTGACAATTTCGGCCTGGCTGGTATCCCATTACCTGGCGACGCGTCCACTCCCGCCAACGCCAACATGAAGCTGGAGATACCCGACCTTCTTTTCGTGATATTCCAGGGGGTGTTCGCCATAATAACCGTAGGTCTTATCTCCGGCGCTTACGCGGAGCGCACCCGGTTCTCGGCGTTCCTCCTGTTCTCCACGCTGTGGGTTACTTTCATATACGCTCCCCTGGCCCATTGGGTATGGGGCGGCGGCTGGCTGTTCCAGCTTGGCGCTCTGGATTTCGCCGGGGGCACGGTGGTGCACATCGCCTCGGGCATCTCTGGCTTGGCGGCGGCCATTTTCATAGGCAAACGCAAAGGCTACGGCACTGAGAAGATAATGCCCCACAACGTGCCCATGGTGGTGCTAGGGGCAGGCCTGCTGTGGTTCGGCTGGTTCGGGTTCAACGCCGGGTCCGCCGTCGCGGCCAACCATGTGGCCGTAAGCGCCTTCCTGGTCACCAACACCGCCGCCGCCGCCGCGGCCCTGGGCTGGCTGTTCGCTGAATGGGGCCATGGTGGAAGCCCCACCACGGTGGGCTTATCCTCTGGCGCGGTGGCCGGCCTTGTGGCCATCACGCCCGCCGCCGGATTTGTGACCCCCATGGGTAGCATCGTAATCGGCGCTTTGGCTGGTGTAATCTGCTACTTTGCGGTGGTGTACAAGCACAAGCTTGGTTACGACGACGCGCTGGACGCTTTCGGCATCCATTGCGTGGGCGGCACCTGGGGCGCCCTGGCCACCGGCATCTTCGCCTCCAAGGCCATCACCGGCGCTTCCGGCGCCTCGGGCCTGCTGGAAGGTAACGCCGGCCAGCTGGTGACCCAGGCCATCGCCGTAGGGGCCAGCCTGGTGTTCTGCTTCGTGGGCACGTTTATCATCCTGTTCATCGTGAACGCGGTGGTGAAATTCCGCCCGGAGCAGGATCAGGAGATAATGGGCCTCAACCATTCAGAGCATGGCGAGAGCGCTTACAACTAA
- a CDS encoding LPS-assembly protein LptD, which yields MNSTILKLIRFGQIAAMLAISVAGIAYAQPAPPAGAPAASAPSAPPVSITAGQIYKDSQSGETAAYDNAQVSYGDKTLSGDVIFYNPDTGDGRVEGSAVYQDPKSRLEAERADFNTITGLGTLYRASGKFDNLYNLRGAKIQRVEEDRYVAREAGLTTCKCEDPQWEIESSYADVTVDGYAHLTNPVFHAAGVPVFYLPYLPVPVKNKRATGFLMPAPAYSDNLGFQVENKFFWAIADNMDATLTHHYLGEAGNKYGAEYRYIFRDFSGQFNGEYIQETDPDQPTDRNLWRVLFDHRHNLPWNIRNVFHINKESEESISRQYSESLTDRSRNYNDSYVTFSRSWPTRTVTLMAREQIALDPSNAQTLRKTPELRLINQKESIKGTPLYWSLESSYTGFRTENGLDEYRTTFDVERADFYPSISMPISISPFLSLEAAAWYRATWYSRGQDTSGNPVDESFTRQYYQTSFTVTGPKFFRIFETGTPERPALKHVITPKLVWNYIPGYEMDGENRQNVYVIDTVDSAPPTNAVALQIANDLLAKDVLSPESSRTVSLARFVATQPFDIIESNRTESPETEKRPLAPLQLEFRSRPADWLLFNYSTTYNHYDKFWETSTLEAGLKLWDVANIALDRIYKWGGKDGQDSTWDTAYLEVKLPWNLSLDFSWVYDEANAKTTNSLVRARFREDCWGLAINLDQRQLTKTAADGSSYTEDERRIMFTITLLGIGDILGGEQPAYARKKL from the coding sequence GTGAACAGTACTATTCTCAAATTAATCCGCTTCGGCCAAATAGCGGCCATGCTGGCCATATCCGTAGCCGGAATTGCATACGCCCAACCGGCGCCGCCCGCCGGGGCGCCAGCCGCGTCCGCGCCTTCGGCGCCGCCTGTCTCCATAACCGCGGGTCAGATTTACAAAGACAGCCAATCCGGCGAGACGGCCGCCTACGATAACGCCCAGGTGTCTTATGGCGACAAGACCTTGAGCGGTGACGTGATTTTTTACAATCCGGACACCGGCGACGGCAGGGTGGAAGGCTCCGCGGTGTATCAGGACCCGAAAAGCCGGCTGGAGGCGGAGCGGGCGGATTTTAACACCATAACAGGGCTTGGCACGCTCTATCGCGCCAGCGGAAAGTTCGACAACCTCTACAACCTGCGCGGGGCGAAGATACAGCGCGTGGAGGAAGACAGGTACGTGGCCAGGGAAGCGGGGCTTACAACCTGCAAATGTGAGGATCCACAGTGGGAGATAGAGTCCAGCTACGCGGATGTCACCGTGGACGGATACGCCCATTTGACCAACCCGGTGTTCCATGCCGCCGGTGTCCCTGTATTTTATTTGCCCTACTTGCCGGTTCCGGTGAAAAACAAGCGCGCGACGGGATTTTTAATGCCCGCTCCGGCTTATTCGGACAATCTGGGTTTCCAGGTGGAGAACAAATTCTTCTGGGCCATCGCCGACAACATGGACGCCACTTTGACCCATCATTACCTGGGTGAGGCGGGGAACAAGTACGGGGCGGAATACAGGTACATCTTCAGGGATTTTTCCGGGCAGTTCAACGGGGAATACATTCAGGAGACGGATCCGGACCAGCCCACCGACAGGAACCTGTGGAGAGTCCTTTTTGACCACCGCCACAACCTTCCCTGGAATATCAGGAACGTGTTCCATATAAACAAGGAGAGCGAGGAGAGCATAAGCAGGCAGTATTCCGAAAGTCTCACCGACCGCTCCAGAAACTATAACGACAGTTACGTGACATTCTCCAGGTCATGGCCCACCCGCACGGTGACGCTCATGGCCAGGGAGCAGATAGCGTTAGACCCTTCCAACGCCCAGACCTTGAGAAAAACCCCGGAGTTGCGGTTGATAAACCAGAAAGAAAGCATAAAGGGGACGCCGTTATACTGGTCGCTGGAATCCAGCTACACCGGGTTTCGCACGGAGAACGGGCTGGATGAATACAGGACCACCTTTGACGTGGAGAGGGCCGATTTCTACCCGTCCATAAGCATGCCGATTTCCATATCGCCGTTTTTGTCACTGGAGGCGGCGGCATGGTATCGGGCCACATGGTATTCCCGGGGGCAGGACACATCCGGAAACCCGGTGGACGAAAGCTTCACCCGCCAGTATTACCAGACGTCCTTCACCGTCACCGGCCCGAAGTTTTTCAGGATATTCGAAACGGGAACCCCCGAACGCCCGGCATTAAAGCACGTCATCACACCGAAGCTGGTGTGGAACTATATCCCCGGTTATGAGATGGACGGCGAAAACCGGCAGAATGTGTATGTGATAGACACTGTGGACAGCGCCCCGCCCACAAACGCGGTAGCCCTGCAAATAGCCAACGACCTTTTGGCAAAAGATGTTTTATCGCCTGAATCCAGCAGAACTGTAAGCCTGGCCCGGTTCGTGGCCACCCAGCCGTTCGACATTATCGAAAGCAACAGGACGGAAAGCCCGGAAACCGAAAAAAGGCCGCTGGCCCCATTACAGCTGGAGTTCCGCTCACGCCCGGCGGATTGGCTTCTTTTCAATTACAGCACAACCTACAACCATTATGACAAGTTCTGGGAAACTTCCACGCTTGAAGCTGGATTGAAGCTTTGGGACGTGGCCAATATCGCTCTTGACAGGATTTACAAATGGGGCGGCAAGGATGGGCAGGACTCCACCTGGGACACCGCTTATCTGGAGGTAAAACTTCCATGGAATCTGTCGCTGGATTTCTCCTGGGTGTACGACGAGGCCAACGCCAAGACCACCAACAGCCTTGTGCGCGCCCGGTTCCGGGAAGATTGCTGGGGGCTGGCCATCAACCTGGACCAGCGCCAGCTTACCAAGACCGCCGCCGACGGCTCTTCCTACACCGAGGACGAAAGGAGGATAATGTTTACCATAACTCTTCTGGGTATCGGGGACATCCTGGGCGGCGAACAACCAGCCTACGCCAGGAAAAAGCTCTGA
- a CDS encoding multicopper oxidase domain-containing protein, with product MRNFRFAAVLIALLTVALVPGASRAEKRAFDMTIEDTKITLVEQQGFHTFAFNGQVPGPLFHLKEGDDVSVNVHNLTALPHTIHWHGLIMKNNWKNDGVPGVSQNAIEPGKSFTYKFVAEPSGTMWYHCHVNVNEHVVMRGMWGPFIIDPKKPTELEKKVTKDYILMLSDWDSKYAFKPGYGGVPGDVYDYFTINGRSFPDTQPIRVKKGDVVRIRLVGAGEFIHAIHPHGHTFKVAFKDGRPLPAPYEADTLIVGPGERYDIIMEANNPGLFPVHDHVDSHTLNGAKPMGGLMTVIEYEGVSASADPVYAWKDKIFTPDFYYEESLKKGHGMFGNSSMKGQAIQ from the coding sequence ATGAGAAATTTTCGCTTTGCGGCGGTATTGATCGCTCTTCTCACGGTAGCCTTGGTTCCCGGCGCAAGCCGCGCCGAGAAACGCGCCTTTGACATGACCATAGAGGATACGAAAATAACCCTGGTGGAACAGCAGGGGTTCCACACCTTTGCGTTCAATGGACAGGTGCCCGGCCCGCTTTTCCATCTGAAGGAGGGGGACGATGTGTCCGTGAACGTGCACAACCTCACAGCCCTTCCGCACACCATCCATTGGCACGGCTTGATCATGAAGAACAACTGGAAGAACGACGGCGTGCCGGGAGTGTCCCAGAACGCCATCGAGCCGGGTAAATCCTTCACGTACAAGTTCGTGGCGGAGCCGTCCGGCACCATGTGGTATCACTGCCACGTCAACGTTAACGAGCATGTGGTGATGCGCGGCATGTGGGGCCCCTTCATCATAGATCCCAAGAAGCCCACCGAGTTGGAGAAGAAAGTCACCAAGGATTACATCCTGATGCTTTCCGACTGGGATTCCAAATACGCCTTCAAGCCCGGCTATGGCGGCGTGCCGGGGGATGTATACGATTACTTCACCATCAACGGCCGGTCATTCCCCGACACTCAGCCCATCCGCGTTAAAAAAGGGGATGTCGTAAGGATACGCCTAGTGGGCGCCGGGGAATTCATACACGCAATCCATCCTCATGGACATACATTCAAGGTGGCTTTCAAGGATGGCAGGCCGTTGCCCGCGCCATATGAGGCCGACACCCTGATTGTAGGCCCCGGGGAGCGCTACGACATCATAATGGAAGCGAACAATCCCGGCCTCTTCCCTGTGCACGATCACGTGGATTCCCACACCCTCAACGGCGCAAAACCGATGGGCGGGCTCATGACAGTCATCGAGTATGAGGGAGTATCGGCCAGCGCCGACCCGGTCTATGCCTGGAAAGACAAGATCTTCACGCCGGACTTCTATTATGAGGAGTCGCTGAAAAAAGGGCATGGCATGTTCGGCAATTCCTCGATGAAAGGCCAGGCCATCCAGTGA
- a CDS encoding c-type cytochrome — protein sequence MGFAKVAAIAATTVLLGGVAHAESGEDILKKDCSGCHALSKPASFTVERVVNRKGPDLYYAGDKFNKPWLVKWLQNPGRIRPAGEFYFNHVKATSEVDTVDEKSIPSHPGMGNAEAVAVADALSALSEPGLVEKGGFLNEEVNMTLAGMFFGKLRGCSACHMGKPGAGGKSGPELYTAADRLKPDYILAYIKDPQKIDRYVWMPKQEMSPADTQKLAGYILRLSAGEAK from the coding sequence ATGGGATTCGCCAAAGTGGCGGCGATCGCCGCTACCACTGTCCTGCTAGGCGGTGTCGCCCATGCGGAAAGCGGCGAAGATATCCTCAAGAAGGACTGCTCGGGCTGTCACGCCCTTTCAAAGCCCGCCAGCTTCACAGTGGAGAGGGTCGTCAACCGAAAAGGGCCGGACCTTTATTACGCAGGGGACAAGTTCAACAAGCCGTGGCTTGTTAAATGGCTCCAGAATCCCGGGCGGATTCGCCCGGCCGGAGAATTCTATTTCAATCATGTGAAGGCCACGTCCGAAGTGGACACCGTGGATGAAAAGTCCATTCCGTCTCATCCCGGCATGGGGAATGCGGAGGCCGTGGCCGTGGCGGACGCGCTTTCCGCTCTTTCGGAGCCCGGGCTTGTTGAAAAGGGGGGCTTCCTCAACGAAGAAGTCAACATGACCCTGGCCGGAATGTTTTTCGGAAAGCTTAGGGGCTGTTCGGCCTGCCACATGGGCAAGCCCGGCGCCGGAGGCAAATCGGGCCCCGAGTTATACACCGCCGCCGACCGGCTTAAGCCGGATTACATATTGGCTTACATAAAGGACCCGCAGAAAATTGACCGCTATGTATGGATGCCAAAGCAGGAAATGAGCCCGGCGGACACGCAGAAGCTGGCGGGCTACATTCTCAGGCTTTCCGCCGGGGAGGCGAAATGA
- a CDS encoding cytochrome c, with amino-acid sequence MSCVAAVFTAALVALAWPASAATKSETLYNVYCVQCHGVTRNGKGINSPAMAIQPRDHTDAKGMSDIPDSQLFKAIKEGGMAVNKSSLMPAWGDVMTDEEVNGLVAYLRQVCKCGPTK; translated from the coding sequence ATGTCCTGCGTAGCGGCTGTGTTCACCGCGGCCCTTGTGGCTCTGGCCTGGCCGGCTTCCGCGGCGACCAAGAGCGAAACGCTGTACAACGTCTATTGCGTCCAATGCCACGGGGTGACGCGCAACGGCAAAGGGATAAACAGCCCCGCCATGGCTATCCAGCCGAGGGATCACACCGACGCCAAGGGAATGAGCGATATCCCTGACAGTCAACTGTTCAAGGCTATCAAGGAAGGAGGGATGGCGGTGAATAAATCGTCACTCATGCCCGCATGGGGAGACGTGATGACAGACGAGGAAGTGAATGGGCTTGTCGCGTATCTGCGGCAGGTATGCAAATGTGGACCAACTAAATAA
- a CDS encoding multicopper oxidase domain-containing protein — translation MSSTKYLGVFLGGLIAASVALFAPQAQAKVVKVTFHATEVDLPIDNKGTLYKTWTFDGKVPGPVVRVTEGDTVEFTLVNDKANKVSHSMDFHAARTNVVTDFASIKPGESKSYTFTADYPGVFFYHCGSDPMIQHVARGMFGVIIVDPKDAKALPKADREYVLVQSELYNNPEDVNTMMQGKWNNVVFNGGIFKYDPVHDPNATRFLAAKPGERVRIYFVNAGPNEFSAFHPIAGIWDKVYAGGNPKNVSTGMQTFVVGPGDGAIFDLISPVEGGNAIVTHSLKSALTGSIAVVLFSKDADPKAGKGEQILVR, via the coding sequence ATGTCTTCGACCAAGTATCTAGGGGTTTTTCTGGGAGGGTTGATTGCGGCCTCCGTGGCGCTTTTCGCGCCGCAGGCTCAGGCCAAGGTGGTGAAAGTTACCTTCCACGCCACAGAAGTGGACTTGCCTATTGACAACAAGGGCACGCTGTACAAAACATGGACCTTCGACGGAAAGGTTCCAGGCCCGGTCGTCCGCGTGACCGAGGGGGACACTGTGGAGTTCACCCTGGTCAACGACAAGGCTAACAAGGTGTCCCACTCCATGGATTTCCACGCCGCCCGCACTAACGTGGTGACTGATTTCGCCTCCATAAAGCCCGGCGAATCCAAAAGCTACACTTTCACCGCTGATTACCCCGGCGTATTCTTCTATCATTGCGGATCCGACCCGATGATCCAGCATGTGGCCCGCGGCATGTTCGGCGTGATCATCGTCGATCCCAAGGACGCCAAGGCGTTGCCCAAGGCCGACAGGGAGTATGTGCTGGTACAGTCGGAACTGTACAACAACCCCGAGGACGTGAACACCATGATGCAGGGAAAGTGGAACAACGTGGTGTTCAACGGCGGCATATTTAAGTACGACCCCGTGCATGACCCCAACGCCACCAGGTTCCTGGCCGCCAAGCCCGGCGAAAGGGTTCGCATATATTTTGTTAACGCCGGTCCCAACGAGTTCTCCGCGTTCCACCCCATCGCCGGAATATGGGACAAGGTGTACGCCGGCGGCAACCCCAAAAACGTATCCACCGGCATGCAGACTTTCGTTGTCGGGCCGGGGGACGGCGCGATCTTCGACCTGATATCTCCGGTTGAGGGCGGCAACGCCATAGTCACCCACTCGCTTAAATCGGCTCTTACCGGCTCAATAGCGGTGGTGCTGTTTTCTAAGGACGCCGACCCGAAGGCCGGCAAGGGTGAGCAGATTTTGGTCCGCTAG
- a CDS encoding efflux RND transporter periplasmic adaptor subunit, translating into MHPNVKQEGKGSCPICGMNLVEKKPASAGKTPGATVDAGALQRLGVRLATAQMTRLERKIKTYGIATMDETSIVTVNPKVDGWIKRLNANTVGKKIRSGDVLYEIYSPDLVQRQREYIELMLRRDQLSESMKDNITGQNAEVLASLARERWRAREKLLLADMDEETLKRIEEKKRPVEFTPVRARRGGVVTAVTAREGAYVTPMSPIVTIVDLSSVWVEVLLYRDQLEWARDGAEATASLPGSGKPVAQGKLRFVNPLMDPASQTLRARLEVNGAATGFTPGMNVDVRITAESRVALCVPRPAVIRDGRGARVMVSRGNGLFAPVQVRTGATDGENMEILEGLADGDRVAVNGQFLLDSAASMNEAAERMGHPHN; encoded by the coding sequence ATGCATCCGAACGTGAAGCAGGAGGGCAAGGGTAGTTGCCCCATTTGCGGGATGAACCTTGTTGAGAAGAAACCGGCGTCCGCTGGCAAGACGCCCGGCGCCACTGTGGACGCGGGCGCCCTTCAGCGCCTGGGGGTGAGGCTGGCCACGGCGCAGATGACCCGTCTTGAAAGAAAGATCAAGACCTACGGAATAGCCACCATGGACGAAACATCCATCGTCACGGTAAATCCTAAAGTGGACGGCTGGATAAAAAGGCTCAACGCCAACACCGTGGGCAAGAAAATAAGGTCAGGGGATGTACTTTACGAGATATATTCGCCGGACCTTGTCCAGCGCCAGCGTGAATATATCGAGTTGATGCTCCGGCGCGACCAGCTCTCCGAAAGCATGAAGGATAACATCACGGGTCAAAACGCCGAGGTGCTGGCAAGCCTGGCGCGGGAACGCTGGCGCGCCAGGGAAAAACTGCTCCTTGCGGATATGGATGAGGAGACGTTAAAGCGGATCGAAGAGAAAAAGCGCCCCGTGGAGTTCACTCCCGTCCGCGCCCGCCGGGGCGGGGTGGTTACCGCCGTCACGGCGCGGGAGGGCGCCTACGTCACCCCCATGAGCCCGATAGTCACAATCGTGGATCTGTCCAGCGTATGGGTGGAGGTGCTTCTTTATCGCGACCAGCTCGAATGGGCGCGGGACGGGGCCGAGGCCACGGCCAGCCTGCCCGGCTCTGGAAAGCCGGTGGCCCAGGGCAAGCTTAGGTTCGTAAATCCCCTGATGGATCCCGCAAGCCAAACCCTGCGCGCAAGGCTGGAAGTTAACGGCGCCGCAACCGGCTTTACGCCAGGGATGAATGTGGATGTGCGCATAACGGCCGAATCGCGAGTGGCGCTTTGCGTTCCCAGGCCGGCGGTGATCCGGGACGGGCGCGGAGCGCGGGTTATGGTATCGAGAGGTAATGGGCTGTTCGCGCCGGTGCAAGTCAGAACGGGGGCCACCGACGGGGAAAACATGGAGATACTGGAGGGCTTGGCCGACGGGGATAGAGTGGCCGTCAACGGCCAGTTTCTGCTGGACTCCGCCGCCTCAATGAACGAGGCCGCCGAGAGGATGGGGCATCCGCACAACTGA